The genomic interval CTGCGCAAGGCGCGGAGATGATGGAGGAGGCATTTCGCCTCTCTGAGGAGTACCAGCTGCCGGTGATGGTGCGCATCGTGCTCGCCTACGCCCAGATGCGAGGCGAAATTGTGGTGGACAGGCTCGTTCGCCATCCCCCTCCGGCGGCGCGGTTTGCCCGCGAAGAAGGGCGGTGGCTGGCCACGCCAGCTGTCGCAGCGGAGCGCAGCGCACGGCTGCACTGGAAGTGGGAGCGCATTGCCGAGAGTTTCGGGCATTCGCTCTTTAATGAGGTGCACGGCAGCGCACGACGGGCGGTGGTGGCTGTTGGGCATGTGGCTGCCGAGGTGGAAGACCTCGTTGGCGACTTGGCGCGCGGCCATTTCACCCTCTGCAAGTTGGGAACCGCGGCGCCCCTGCCCAGCGGCTGGCTTCAGGGGATCCTCCAGTCGTGCGATGAGGTGGCGGTGCTGGAGGAGAGTGCACCATTGGTGGAGCGGGCCTTGCTGGAGCTGGTGCACATGCGCCGGATGAATGTGGAGGTGAAAGGGCGCCTCACCGGCCTTGTGCCGCCCAGCAGCGAGCTTTTCCGCTGGCAGCTGGAGGAGATCCTCTCCCAGTTCGAGCCGCGCTTTGCGCCAGCGCGTCCTTTCTTTCCCTACGAGGAGGCAAGCCAGCGGCCGCCCGAAAAGGGCTTTTGCGCCGGCTGTCCGCATGTGCATGCCTTCCGCGTTCTCAAACAGGTGTTACGCGCGGTCTATGGTGATGCGCCGCCGATTATCGTCGGCGATCCAGGGTGTACGATGCGGGCGGCCCTTGCGCCGCTGACGCTCATCGATGTCTCGTACAACCTTGGCTCGGCGGTGAGCATCGCCAAAGGCTTGGCTGCTCAGGTAAGCACTCTGCCTGTGATCGCCGTGCTGGGCGATACCGCCTTCTTCGCCTGGGGCCTCAACGGCCTCATTGAAGCGGCACGGGAACGGGCCCAGATGATTGTGGTCATTTTTGACAATCAGACTTCTGCGACCACTGGCTTTCAGCCCAATCCAGGAAGTACCTATGTGGTCCAAGGCGAACGCTTCAAACGGGTAGCGCTGGAAGAGCTGGTGAGTGCGTGCGGCGTTGATCTCTTGCGCGTGGTCGACCCCGAAAACGAAACCCGCACGCGCCAGGTCTTCTCGGAGGCCCTCACCGTAGATGGCCTGCGCGTTGTCGTGCTGCGTTCACCGTGCCCCCTCATCCCTTGATCCTCGTTTTTGACCGCCGGAGATCGCCATGCTACCGATGCAGATCCTCAAGCAATTGCGCAAGATAGTCGGCAAGGACAACGTCCTGACGGATCCCCTTGACCTCCTCCTTTACGAGTACGATGGGAGCATGGACGCCATGCGTCCCGAAGCAGTGGTATTTGCCCATTCCACGCCGGAGGTGAGTGGCGTGTTGGCGTTGGCGCACCGGGAGCGCATCCCTTGTGTGCCACGGGGTTCGGGGACCAATCTGAGCGGTGGCTCGGTGCCGGCCAAGGGCGGCATTGTGCTGGAACTGACGCGCATGAACAGAATCCTGGAGATCGATGTGGCCAACCAACGCGCCGTGGTCGAACCCGGGGTGTACAACTTGGACCTGCAGAACGCATTGGCGCCGCTGGGCTATTTCTACGCGCCGGACCCGGCCAGCCAGAAGGTCTCCACCATCGGCGGCAACGTGGCGGAAAACGCCGGAGGACCGCACTGCTTGAAGTACGGCGTGACCACCAATCACGTGCTCGGCCTCGAGGTTGTTCTTGCGGACGGTCGTGTGTGTCGATTGGGAGGGAAGGCTCTTGATGCTCCCGGCTACGACCTTGTGGGCGCCCTGGTAGGCTCAGAAGGGACGCTGTGCGTAGTCACCAAGGTCATTGTGCGCATCCTGCCGATGCCGCAAGATGTCAAGACACTCCTGGCCATATTCGACTCGCTCGATGCCGCGGCTGACGCCGTGTCGGACATCATCGGCCGGAGGATCGTGCCCGCAACGCTGGAGATGATGGACAAGTTGACCATCCAGGCGGTGGAGGCGTCGCTTGCGGTGGGTTATCCGACCGATGCCGAGGCAGTGCTCGTCATCGAGGTGGATGGACCCGCTGCGGGGCTGGTCGCCCAGGCGCGCGAAA from Calditrichota bacterium carries:
- a CDS encoding FAD-binding protein: MLPMQILKQLRKIVGKDNVLTDPLDLLLYEYDGSMDAMRPEAVVFAHSTPEVSGVLALAHRERIPCVPRGSGTNLSGGSVPAKGGIVLELTRMNRILEIDVANQRAVVEPGVYNLDLQNALAPLGYFYAPDPASQKVSTIGGNVAENAGGPHCLKYGVTTNHVLGLEVVLADGRVCRLGGKALDAPGYDLVGALVGSEGTLCVVTKVIVRILPMPQDVKTLLAIFDSLDAAADAVSDIIGRRIVPATLEMMDKLTIQAVEASLAVGYPTDAEAVLVIEVDGPAAGLVAQAREIEAICIQHGAREVRTARNEQERQALWSGRRGAFGAMTRVRPSIMVADGTVPRAKLPHVLREVGRIARKYQLQHANLLHAGDGNLHPNLMFDARDPDERQRVIKASHEILEVCVAVGGTISGEHGIGLEKIGAMPLVFSDDDMRAMFGLKRVFDPNCVLNPGKVFPERFYLTEGAAA